In Chrysemys picta bellii isolate R12L10 chromosome 3, ASM1138683v2, whole genome shotgun sequence, a single genomic region encodes these proteins:
- the LOC135982237 gene encoding general transcription factor II-I repeat domain-containing protein 2A-like — MAKRKLDSENRGFQSRWENEYMFTEIAGKPVCLLCGSNIAVMKEYNLRRHYETKHENKFKNLSAGQKLQKVEELKKNLTSQQTFFTKAKSQSEAAVKASFIVAEEIAKSGRPFTEGEFVKNCMMKVCDVLCPDKTRAFANVSLSRNTVANRVCEMATDLKTQLIERAKDFVAYSLAVDETTDATDTAQLAIFIRGVDSNLCVTEEILDIKSMHGTTKGEDIFGNVFQSVTDMKLPWEKLVGLTTDGAPAMCGEKNGLVGRMRSKMREENCAGELTVYHCIIHQESLSAKVLKMDHVMNTVTQTVNFIRAHGLNHRQFQSFLREIDSEFGDMPYHTEVRWLSRGKVLKRHFELREEICQFMDSKGKDCTVLRDEKWKCELAFLADITSHLSALNLQLQGREHIITDMHDAVKAFQVKLRLWETQMHQCNLSHFPCCQVIRNQESATVFPNATFAEKLSALRTEFARRFSDFEAQKSNFELLRNPFAVDVETAPVEMQMELIELQCNGTLKAKYDTAGPAQFTRFIPEAMPQLRQHAARILSMFGSTYLCEQLFSVMKINKTSHRSRLTDEHLQSILRIFTTQNLTPNINELVAKKRLQVSGSD, encoded by the coding sequence atggccaagagaaaacttgattctgaaaaccgaggctttcaaagccggtgggagaatgagtatatgtttactgaaattgcaggtaaaccagtgtgtctcctttgcgggagtaatatcgctgtaatgaaggagtataacctaagacggcactacgagacgaaacatgagaacaaattcaaaaacctgagcgcaggacagaagctacaaaaggtagaggagttgaagaagaatttgacatcccagcagacgtttttcaccaaagcaaaatcacaaagtgaagctgctgtgaaagcaagtttcattgtggccgaagagatcgccaaatcaggacggccgtttaccgagggggaattcgtaaagaattgtatgatgaaagtgtgcgacgtcctttgtccagataaaacgcgagcgtttgcaaatgtaagcctcagcagaaacactgttgctaatcgggtttgtgagatggcgactgatttgaaaacacagttgattgaaagagcaaaagattttgttgcatactcccttgccgtggatgaaactactgacgcgactgacactgcacagctggcgatatttatccgtggtgtggattccaatttgtgcgtaacagaggaaatactggacattaaatcgatgcacgggacaacgaaaggagaagacatctttggaaatgtatttcaaagtgtaaccgacatgaaactgccatgggaaaaactcgttggacttacaacagatggcgcacctgctatgtgtggtgaaaaaaatggactggtgggaaggatgcgctcaaagatgcgggaggagaactgtgccggtgagttgacagtgtatcactgcatcatacaccaggaatcgctgagtgctaaagtcctaaaaatggatcatgtgatgaacactgtaacacaaaccgtcaactttatcagagcccacggtttaaatcaccgccaattccagtcttttctgcgggaaatagatagcgagtttggcgatatgccatatcatacggaggtccggtggctaagtcggggaaaagttctcaaaagacactttgagctgcgagaggaaatctgccagttcatggacagtaaggggaaagactgcacagttctgcgggatgaaaagtggaaatgtgagttggcgttcctggctgacataacgtcgcatcttagcgctttaaaccttcaactccagggacgggagcacataataaccgatatgcatgatgcagtgaaggcatttcaagtgaagctgcgcttatgggagacacaaatgcaccaatgcaacttgtctcactttccctgttgccaagtaatacggaaccaagaaagtgccacagttttcccaaatgccacctttgctgaaaaactcagcgcgctgcgcactgagttcgcacggcgcttcagtgactttgaggcacagaaaagtaacttcgagctgcttcgcaacccatttgcagtcgatgtggaaaccgcacctgtagaaatgcagatggagctgatagaactgcaatgtaacgggacactgaaggcaaagtacgacactgcggggccagcacagttcactcgcttcattcctgaagcgatgccgcagctccgccaacatgcggctcgaatcctgtccatgtttggcagcacatatctgtgcgagcagctgttctctgtgatgaaaattaacaaaacgtcacacaggagtcgcctcactgatgaacacctgcaatcgatcctgagaatcttcacaacacagaacctaaccccaaacataaacgaacttgttgcaaagaaaagactccaagtatcaggctctgactaa